Proteins from a single region of Candidatus Hydrogenedentota bacterium:
- the sugE gene encoding quaternary ammonium compound efflux SMR transporter SugE, with product MNWILLIIAGLLEVGWAIGLKYSEGFTRLWPSVFTVVTMAMSVFLLAVAMRSLPVGTAYAVWTGVGAVGTVILGIALFGESASLARLLCVALIIAGIAGLKFITKK from the coding sequence ATGAACTGGATCTTGCTCATCATCGCCGGACTGCTTGAAGTCGGCTGGGCCATCGGCCTGAAATACTCCGAGGGCTTCACCCGACTCTGGCCCTCTGTTTTCACCGTTGTCACCATGGCCATGAGCGTCTTCCTGCTGGCGGTCGCCATGCGCTCTCTGCCCGTGGGAACCGCCTACGCCGTCTGGACCGGCGTCGGCGCCGTGGGCACGGTGATACTCGGAATTGCGCTCTTTGGCGAGTCCGCCTCCCTTGCCAGGCTCCTCTGCGTGGCACTGATCATCGCCGGCATCGCCGGATTGAAGTTCATCACTAAAAAGTGA
- a CDS encoding ATP-dependent 6-phosphofructokinase produces the protein MPNKLRTVGILTSGGDCPGLNAVIRAITKTLTPGGTEIFGILEGFNGLVHNKYVRLNDTDTSGLLTIGGTILRTSRNKPHKMPTPDGGFRDMTGAAIENYRRMNLDCLFCLGGGGTQKNAYHLMKEGGLNVITTPKTIDNDVWGTDVCFGFDTGMSIATEAIDRLHTTASSHHRVMVVDIMGHNSGWLALGAGIAGGADVILIPEIPYDLEVVGKSLLGRMRRGKMFSIVAVAEGAVSVSEAAEEREKGGKKKKKKGSKEIEHIKEPVSAILAEHLEDVTGLETRVTSLGHLQRGGIPTPTDRLLCTKFGTHAADLALNGQFGCMVGKQGEEFVAVPLEDVVGKKRLVTLDHPWVRAARDVSVCLGDVIPKGLER, from the coding sequence ATGCCCAATAAACTCAGAACCGTTGGCATTCTTACTTCAGGCGGCGACTGCCCCGGCCTTAATGCGGTGATCCGCGCCATCACCAAGACCTTGACCCCGGGCGGAACGGAGATCTTTGGGATTCTTGAGGGTTTCAATGGCCTGGTGCACAACAAGTATGTCCGGTTGAACGACACGGACACGAGCGGGCTGCTGACGATTGGCGGTACGATATTGCGGACGAGCCGGAACAAGCCCCACAAGATGCCCACGCCGGATGGCGGCTTCCGGGATATGACCGGTGCGGCGATTGAGAATTACAGGCGCATGAATTTGGACTGTCTTTTCTGCCTGGGCGGCGGGGGCACGCAGAAGAATGCCTACCATCTGATGAAGGAAGGCGGGCTTAACGTGATTACCACGCCCAAGACCATCGACAACGACGTTTGGGGGACGGACGTCTGCTTTGGTTTTGACACGGGCATGAGCATTGCGACGGAGGCGATTGATCGGCTCCACACCACGGCCAGCAGCCACCACCGCGTGATGGTGGTGGATATCATGGGGCACAATTCGGGCTGGCTGGCACTGGGCGCGGGCATCGCGGGCGGTGCGGACGTTATCCTGATTCCCGAGATTCCCTACGATCTGGAGGTGGTGGGCAAGTCGCTGCTGGGACGTATGCGGCGCGGCAAGATGTTCAGCATCGTGGCCGTGGCCGAAGGGGCAGTTTCAGTTTCGGAGGCCGCCGAGGAACGTGAAAAGGGCGGGAAGAAAAAGAAGAAGAAAGGCTCGAAGGAAATCGAGCACATCAAGGAGCCTGTGAGCGCGATTCTGGCGGAGCATCTGGAGGATGTGACCGGCCTGGAAACGCGCGTGACGTCGCTGGGGCATCTGCAGCGGGGGGGCATACCGACGCCGACCGACCGGCTGCTCTGCACGAAGTTTGGCACCCACGCGGCGGATCTGGCGCTCAATGGTCAGTTCGGCTGTATGGTGGGCAAGCAGGGTGAGGAGTTTGTTGCGGTGCCCCTGGAAGACGTGGTGGGTAAGAAGCGACTGGTTACGCTGGACCACCCCTGGGTGAGGGCCGCGCGCGATGTGTCGGTCTGTCTGGGCGATGTCATACCCAAAGGGCTGGAACGATAG
- a CDS encoding arylsulfatase: MRRRDFLAATGLSTLAIAGLGNRAKAESKPNIVYILADDLGYGDLGCYGQKDIQTPNIDRLAAEGIRFTQHYAGSTVCAPSRCALMTGLHTGHGYIRGNQRVNLRPEDVTVAEVLKGAGYATGLCGKWGLGVEGEEGVPNRQGFDYFYGYLDQKHAHNYFPTFLLRNEERVTLNNVVPEPKESGAGVASEKVAYSHDLIAQEGLDFVRRSAQRPFFLYWALTLPHANNEAGEAGMEVPDQGIYQDRDWPENKKNMAAMVSRLDRDVGRLLDLLKELGIDENTLVIFSSDNGPHKEGGNDPTWFDSNGPLRGIKRDLYEGGIRVPLIARWQGRIQPGTTSSHVSAFWDFLPTAAELAGTSPPADLDGHSYVQALMGNDAAQKKHDYLYWEFTEQGGKQAVRKGEWKGIRLNVAEFPDGPLELYNLIEDPGEARNRASEFPAVAAELAGLMKEAHVDSTLFPLRKK; encoded by the coding sequence ATGCGCAGACGAGACTTTCTGGCCGCGACCGGCCTTTCGACCCTGGCCATTGCCGGGCTGGGGAACAGGGCAAAGGCTGAATCGAAGCCGAATATCGTGTATATCCTGGCGGATGATCTGGGCTATGGCGATCTGGGTTGCTATGGGCAGAAGGACATTCAGACGCCGAACATCGACCGGCTTGCGGCGGAGGGGATTCGCTTCACGCAGCATTATGCGGGGAGCACGGTGTGTGCGCCGAGCCGGTGCGCGTTGATGACGGGCCTGCACACGGGGCACGGTTATATTCGCGGGAATCAGCGGGTGAATCTGCGTCCGGAGGACGTGACGGTGGCGGAGGTGCTGAAGGGTGCGGGTTATGCGACGGGGTTGTGCGGGAAGTGGGGCCTGGGCGTTGAGGGGGAAGAGGGCGTTCCCAATCGCCAGGGCTTTGACTACTTCTACGGGTACCTCGACCAGAAGCACGCCCACAATTACTTTCCGACCTTTCTGCTGCGCAACGAAGAGCGTGTGACGCTGAACAATGTGGTGCCGGAGCCGAAGGAATCGGGCGCGGGCGTGGCGAGCGAAAAAGTGGCGTACAGCCACGATCTGATTGCCCAGGAAGGGCTGGACTTTGTTCGGCGGAGTGCTCAACGACCCTTTTTTCTCTATTGGGCCCTCACCTTGCCCCACGCGAACAATGAAGCGGGCGAGGCGGGGATGGAGGTGCCGGATCAGGGCATCTACCAGGACAGGGACTGGCCGGAAAACAAGAAGAATATGGCGGCCATGGTGTCGCGACTGGATCGGGACGTGGGGCGCTTGCTGGACTTGTTGAAAGAACTGGGTATCGACGAGAACACGCTGGTGATCTTCAGCAGCGACAATGGTCCCCACAAGGAGGGGGGCAACGACCCCACGTGGTTCGACAGCAATGGCCCGCTGCGGGGGATCAAGCGCGATCTGTACGAGGGCGGTATCCGCGTGCCGCTTATCGCACGGTGGCAGGGGCGGATCCAGCCGGGGACGACCTCGTCCCACGTGTCGGCCTTCTGGGATTTCCTGCCCACGGCGGCGGAACTTGCGGGGACCTCCCCGCCGGCGGATCTCGATGGCCACTCGTACGTTCAGGCGCTTATGGGTAACGATGCCGCGCAGAAAAAACATGATTACTTGTATTGGGAGTTCACGGAGCAGGGCGGGAAGCAGGCGGTGCGCAAAGGAGAGTGGAAGGGAATACGCCTGAACGTGGCGGAGTTTCCGGATGGTCCATTGGAGCTTTATAATCTGATAGAGGACCCTGGTGAAGCACGCAATCGGGCTTCGGAGTTTCCGGCGGTGGCGGCGGAGCTTGCCGGGTTAATGAAGGAGGCGCATGTGGATTCTACCCTTTTCCCGTTGCGGAAGAAATGA
- a CDS encoding right-handed parallel beta-helix repeat-containing protein gives MRRNQVWLSVAVAAILAGSGALNASAETVTFEPGPEVQTQVQEAFILSPPGTVFLFKAGKYTFDQSLSLDVADCTIRGEGMDKSVLTFQSQDAGAEGLYVTSDNVTLEDFAIEDTKGNAFKSNGADNLIIRRIRAEWTGGPKETNGAYGLYPVSATNTLIEDCIVRGASDAGIYVGQTKNVIVRRNLVEFNVAGIEIENCHDADVFDNIATRNTGGILVFDMPGLPMKDGQRSRVFRNKIYDNDTVNFAPAGNIVGTVPTGTGVIVMANYNVEIFDNDIYNNQTANVILTSWLSGGQPITDPEYNPFSEGIYVHSNRFGKGGYAPLGVSGEHMAKHAGVPLPDIIWDGSYDPTKLVDGKIAEERRIVIKDNKKTGDGEVTFANLGGAEAFLTLNQAAIQRDLGAHDGKVKPLPPVKLAERK, from the coding sequence ATGCGTAGAAACCAGGTGTGGCTGAGTGTTGCGGTGGCAGCGATCCTGGCCGGGAGCGGCGCGCTGAACGCCAGCGCCGAAACGGTGACGTTTGAACCGGGGCCGGAAGTGCAGACGCAGGTGCAGGAGGCCTTTATCCTGAGTCCGCCCGGAACAGTCTTTTTGTTCAAGGCGGGGAAGTACACCTTTGACCAGAGCCTTTCGCTGGACGTTGCGGATTGCACGATTCGCGGCGAGGGGATGGACAAGAGCGTGCTCACGTTCCAATCGCAGGACGCCGGGGCCGAGGGGCTGTACGTGACGAGCGACAACGTGACGCTGGAAGATTTTGCCATCGAAGACACGAAGGGGAACGCCTTCAAATCGAATGGGGCGGACAACCTCATCATCCGTCGGATCCGGGCGGAGTGGACGGGCGGGCCGAAAGAGACCAACGGCGCCTATGGCCTTTATCCCGTGAGTGCGACGAATACGCTCATCGAGGATTGCATCGTGCGCGGGGCCTCTGACGCGGGGATCTATGTGGGGCAGACGAAGAACGTCATCGTTCGCCGCAATCTGGTGGAGTTCAATGTTGCCGGCATCGAAATCGAGAATTGCCACGATGCGGACGTCTTTGACAACATCGCCACGCGCAACACGGGCGGGATTCTGGTGTTCGACATGCCCGGTCTACCCATGAAAGACGGGCAGCGCAGCCGGGTATTCCGAAACAAGATCTACGACAACGATACGGTCAATTTTGCGCCGGCCGGCAATATCGTCGGGACGGTCCCCACGGGCACGGGCGTCATCGTGATGGCGAACTACAATGTCGAGATCTTCGATAACGATATTTACAACAACCAGACGGCCAATGTGATTCTTACCAGTTGGCTTTCCGGTGGTCAGCCGATCACGGACCCGGAGTACAATCCCTTTTCCGAGGGGATCTATGTCCACTCGAACCGCTTCGGCAAGGGGGGCTATGCGCCCCTGGGCGTTTCGGGCGAGCACATGGCGAAGCACGCCGGCGTGCCGCTGCCTGACATCATCTGGGACGGGTCCTATGACCCCACCAAGCTGGTGGACGGCAAGATCGCGGAAGAGCGTCGCATTGTGATCAAAGACAACAAGAAGACCGGCGATGGCGAGGTCACCTTTGCGAATCTCGGCGGTGCGGAAGCTTTTCTGACGCTGAACCAGGCGGCGATACAGCGTGATCTCGGGGCGCACGACGGCAAGGTGAAGCCGTTGCCACCGGTGAAGCTTGCGGAACGCAAATAG
- a CDS encoding DUF1559 domain-containing protein, producing MNRKGFTLIELLVVIAIIGILAAILLPALARAREAARRASCQNNLKQMGIVLKMYANESKGQVFPPLYVDYQAPSYDCNSFTNSASIEGAVSSTDENVFEPMADPRQIYPEYLTDPGILVCPSDATLTTEAWTTDQGASYFHKVCEGDDDHGSRAGQDSYLYFGYVIDQCDSDDRAVDVGFGNICLQTTLWDLSVRDLAGWANPGNTTETAVQGNVNLNTAAGLLGQPASGNYGSGFGAELLRLREGVERFMITDINNPGASAKAQSDVFVYFDAVTTTVDIDRVDYNHVPGGANVLYMDGHVEFQKYDPNGEAPANALTARGVAASIG from the coding sequence ATGAATCGCAAAGGATTTACCTTGATCGAATTGCTGGTGGTGATTGCCATCATCGGGATTCTTGCGGCCATTCTCCTGCCCGCGCTGGCCCGCGCCCGGGAGGCCGCACGGCGCGCAAGCTGCCAGAACAATCTGAAACAGATGGGCATCGTATTGAAAATGTACGCGAATGAATCGAAGGGCCAAGTCTTTCCTCCGCTGTACGTCGACTACCAAGCGCCATCCTACGATTGCAATTCGTTCACAAACTCGGCATCGATCGAGGGCGCCGTATCGAGCACGGATGAAAACGTGTTTGAGCCCATGGCGGATCCGCGACAGATCTACCCGGAATACTTGACCGATCCTGGAATTTTGGTGTGTCCTTCCGACGCCACATTGACAACCGAGGCGTGGACGACCGATCAAGGCGCATCGTACTTTCACAAGGTTTGCGAGGGTGACGATGATCATGGCAGCCGCGCGGGGCAGGATAGCTATCTGTACTTTGGCTATGTTATCGATCAGTGCGACAGCGATGATCGCGCGGTTGACGTGGGTTTTGGAAACATTTGCCTCCAGACGACCTTGTGGGACCTCTCGGTGCGTGATTTGGCCGGCTGGGCCAATCCCGGAAACACCACGGAGACGGCGGTACAGGGCAACGTGAACCTGAATACGGCCGCAGGCTTGCTTGGGCAGCCCGCGAGTGGAAACTACGGCAGTGGATTCGGCGCGGAGTTGCTTCGCCTGCGTGAAGGCGTAGAGCGTTTCATGATTACGGACATCAATAACCCGGGCGCAAGCGCCAAAGCCCAGTCCGACGTGTTTGTGTATTTTGACGCCGTGACCACGACGGTCGATATTGACCGGGTGGACTACAACCACGTTCCGGGCGGCGCCAATGTGCTCTACATGGATGGCCATGTCGAGTTTCAGAAGTATGATCCGAATGGTGAAGCGCCTGCGAATGCCTTGACGGCCCGCGGTGTTGCGGCATCCATCGGTTGA
- a CDS encoding GntR family transcriptional regulator, with translation MSKNTQVMSAIEQDIRARGLRPGQPYQSAREVAQMLDVSPMTADRAMRRLASTGVLARRHGSGTYVGEAVSELAASDLRHVQIVISSNFYHVYRVVVENIVATVHREFPTDSIEQVFVPESKPTAFCGQVIKRWEGGREPRTVVLVSCSQQIQRLFSETNVPVVATGGVAKDNCALPWIDMDHRSAGRLLAAYARGLGHRRFLVLMNHLWGCGDNDFLDGIDEGLRFAGGGTEARVRSVEWDAAAIETVLLQALRSEAPPTGVFCTTRFTAELAVGVAEKLSMRIPEDFVVGTVLIRTPVGRQPKYAFTRWGTTRESNDALYRMVHQMNRGLKADPDHFLIPVELVEPMEHAWC, from the coding sequence GTGAGTAAAAACACACAGGTCATGAGTGCTATTGAGCAGGACATCCGCGCGCGCGGACTGCGGCCAGGGCAGCCGTATCAGAGCGCCCGCGAGGTGGCCCAGATGCTTGATGTAAGCCCGATGACGGCGGATCGCGCCATGCGACGGCTGGCCTCGACGGGGGTGCTTGCCCGGCGCCATGGTTCCGGTACCTACGTGGGCGAGGCTGTGAGTGAACTGGCTGCTTCCGATTTACGTCACGTCCAGATCGTCATCTCTTCGAATTTCTATCATGTGTATCGTGTCGTGGTGGAGAATATTGTCGCCACAGTACACCGTGAGTTTCCGACCGACTCCATCGAGCAGGTATTTGTGCCCGAGTCCAAGCCGACCGCTTTCTGTGGTCAGGTGATCAAGCGGTGGGAGGGGGGGCGCGAGCCGCGTACCGTCGTTCTGGTGTCCTGCAGCCAGCAGATCCAGCGGCTTTTCAGCGAGACGAACGTACCTGTCGTCGCTACGGGCGGTGTGGCCAAAGACAATTGCGCCCTGCCGTGGATCGACATGGATCACCGCAGTGCGGGGCGGCTACTTGCGGCCTATGCACGTGGTCTGGGGCATCGCCGTTTTCTCGTGCTGATGAATCATCTCTGGGGCTGCGGGGACAATGATTTTCTGGACGGTATTGATGAGGGCCTGCGTTTTGCGGGCGGTGGGACGGAAGCGCGGGTGCGCAGCGTGGAGTGGGATGCCGCCGCTATTGAGACGGTCCTGCTACAGGCCCTGCGCAGTGAAGCACCGCCCACAGGCGTTTTCTGCACGACCCGCTTTACCGCTGAGCTTGCCGTGGGTGTAGCCGAAAAGCTGTCGATGAGAATCCCAGAGGATTTTGTCGTCGGGACGGTGTTGATACGAACACCGGTGGGCCGCCAGCCCAAATACGCGTTTACGCGCTGGGGTACCACTCGGGAGTCGAATGACGCCCTGTACCGCATGGTGCACCAGATGAATCGGGGACTCAAGGCGGACCCGGATCATTTTCTTATCCCCGTGGAACTCGTGGAACCGATGGAGCACGCCTGGTGCTAG
- a CDS encoding HEAT repeat domain-containing protein, which translates to MAKAAGVRAMGNSGVPMLFRFLTRRVPVLLIMMASVAAFAAPEAAPRPYNPPIAPASDEGVRAMKNFSAPEGFVFELFAAEPRLANPVAFHVDHQGNFYVAETYRHHKGVGDMRGHREWLVDDLASRTVEDRLVVMKKNLGADFANWVGEHDRIKMIRDTDGDGEADVDTVFADGFMDALTGIGAGLLADRGSIYYTCIPELWRLVDEDGDGKADQREVLSSGYGVHINFLGHDLHGLRKGPDGRLYFTIGDRGVSIKNPDGSRLEEPDTGAVFRCNMDGSGLEIVHRGLRNPQELAFDNYGNLFTGDNNSDGGDQARWVWIVEGGDSGWRIGYQWVAEPNPRGPWNAEKMWEPWHEGQPAHIVPPILNIGAGPSGLTFYPGTGMSSAYNDTFFLADFRGDAGRSLIHAFQVQPKGAGFELVNRRDFANHMLVTDVEFGMEPGIYFSDWTQGWDQPMKGRLYRIYESALEGDALHTEAVRLLGEGMAQRKEFELEALLGHADQRVRLEAQYALADLHAAALPIFSRAATGGKSLMARIHGVWGQWQLILQGDADATALVPLLEDESEEIRVQAARVLGDAAPPLVLPLLRKALGDSSPRVQFHAATSIGRLGVLDHSAASDLVELLRSNDNTDPNLRHAAVVGLQETATTEMLAALSLDPSPAVRLGGLLALRRLKSPEAGRFLIDSDPLVVEEAVRAIHDEMILDAYPALAALAEHASSVAFEKTYTWRRIVNAHFRLGQSENAATLARLATAEYIPEIARLGGLKALAAWSDPPALDPVTGEWRPRKPGTSEDVQEAVSPRLEELIQATSPELLLALASVCENHKIPGVEPTLATLVMDEATPVESRVRAMQYLGRMDGKRLRPLLEKTLDDGSELVRAESISQIAALDQPVARELIPARIESGGVAEKQAAIQAISTMDESLQEQLLVSLLEKLSRGGIDGAVQLDLLQTAEQAKPQAVKDALARREAPFDPNDLLAAYRPALLGGVAEKGRKIFFERAETQCLRCHSLEGQGGSQVGPELTGIGARVDREHILAAIVTPNAAIAAGFENVSVTLADGTYITGRLLQESETELVLEVPEEEDPFEDWTDADKPHSEVDVVAENSGSHGEAGGAVVAAPGTITKTIPKSSITARERALSSMPEGLAQFITLSELRDLVEFLASRK; encoded by the coding sequence ATGGCTAAGGCCGCGGGCGTCCGAGCGATGGGCAATTCCGGAGTTCCCATGTTGTTTCGTTTCCTCACCCGCCGAGTGCCGGTTCTCTTGATCATGATGGCGTCTGTGGCTGCGTTTGCAGCGCCTGAAGCCGCGCCAAGGCCCTACAATCCCCCGATTGCTCCGGCTTCGGACGAAGGCGTGCGGGCGATGAAGAACTTTTCGGCCCCCGAGGGCTTTGTTTTTGAGTTGTTTGCCGCGGAGCCGCGCCTGGCCAATCCGGTGGCGTTCCATGTGGACCATCAGGGCAATTTCTACGTGGCGGAGACCTATCGGCACCACAAGGGCGTGGGCGACATGCGGGGGCATCGCGAATGGCTGGTGGACGACCTGGCGTCGAGGACGGTGGAAGACCGTCTGGTGGTGATGAAGAAGAATCTCGGGGCCGATTTTGCGAACTGGGTGGGCGAGCATGACCGTATCAAGATGATTCGGGACACGGACGGCGATGGCGAAGCGGATGTGGATACGGTATTTGCGGATGGATTCATGGATGCGCTCACGGGCATCGGTGCGGGGTTGCTGGCGGATCGGGGCTCGATCTACTACACATGCATTCCGGAGCTCTGGCGTCTGGTGGATGAAGATGGTGATGGGAAAGCGGACCAGCGGGAGGTGCTGAGTTCGGGTTATGGTGTCCACATCAATTTCCTGGGACACGATCTTCATGGGCTGCGCAAGGGGCCGGATGGTCGCCTCTATTTCACCATCGGCGATCGCGGTGTCAGTATCAAGAATCCCGATGGATCGCGACTGGAAGAGCCGGACACGGGGGCGGTGTTTCGTTGCAATATGGATGGCTCCGGGCTGGAGATCGTTCACCGCGGCCTGCGCAATCCGCAGGAGCTGGCCTTTGACAATTACGGGAATCTCTTTACGGGCGACAACAACTCCGACGGTGGCGATCAGGCCCGATGGGTATGGATCGTTGAAGGGGGCGACAGCGGCTGGCGCATAGGGTATCAGTGGGTTGCGGAGCCCAATCCCCGAGGTCCGTGGAATGCGGAAAAGATGTGGGAGCCCTGGCACGAAGGTCAGCCGGCCCACATCGTGCCGCCGATCCTGAATATCGGGGCCGGTCCTTCGGGGTTGACCTTTTACCCAGGCACGGGCATGTCGTCCGCCTATAACGACACGTTTTTTCTGGCCGATTTTCGAGGAGACGCCGGCCGGAGCCTGATCCACGCCTTTCAGGTACAGCCCAAGGGGGCGGGTTTCGAACTGGTGAATCGCCGCGATTTTGCCAATCACATGCTTGTGACCGATGTGGAGTTTGGCATGGAACCCGGCATTTACTTTTCGGACTGGACCCAGGGGTGGGACCAGCCCATGAAGGGGCGCCTGTATCGCATCTATGAGTCCGCTCTCGAGGGCGACGCCCTCCACACGGAAGCGGTCCGCCTGCTCGGCGAGGGGATGGCCCAGCGCAAAGAATTCGAACTCGAGGCCCTTCTGGGACACGCCGATCAGCGCGTTCGACTGGAGGCCCAGTATGCCCTGGCTGACCTGCATGCGGCGGCCCTGCCCATCTTCAGCCGGGCGGCCACCGGGGGAAAGAGTCTCATGGCGCGGATTCACGGCGTCTGGGGCCAGTGGCAATTGATCCTGCAGGGGGACGCGGACGCCACGGCGCTGGTGCCGTTGCTGGAGGATGAGTCCGAGGAAATTCGAGTGCAGGCCGCCCGCGTCCTCGGGGATGCCGCACCGCCGCTGGTACTCCCGCTCCTTCGGAAGGCGCTGGGAGATTCGAGTCCACGGGTTCAATTTCATGCGGCGACGAGCATCGGGCGGCTCGGAGTGCTCGATCATAGTGCCGCGTCCGATCTCGTGGAGTTGCTCCGCTCAAACGACAACACCGATCCGAACCTGCGCCATGCCGCCGTCGTCGGACTCCAGGAAACGGCCACGACGGAGATGCTGGCGGCGCTCTCGCTGGATCCTTCGCCCGCCGTGCGGCTGGGCGGGTTGCTGGCGTTGCGTCGGCTCAAGAGCCCCGAGGCGGGGCGTTTCCTCATCGATTCAGACCCGCTTGTCGTGGAGGAGGCGGTCCGCGCGATACATGACGAGATGATATTGGACGCTTACCCGGCACTTGCGGCGCTGGCAGAGCACGCTTCCAGTGTCGCCTTCGAAAAGACGTATACGTGGCGGCGCATTGTGAACGCTCATTTCCGCCTGGGGCAGTCCGAGAATGCGGCGACACTGGCGCGTCTGGCCACTGCGGAATACATACCGGAGATCGCACGCCTCGGCGGTCTGAAAGCACTTGCGGCATGGAGCGATCCGCCAGCCCTGGATCCCGTTACCGGCGAATGGCGTCCGCGAAAGCCGGGGACCTCGGAAGACGTGCAAGAAGCCGTCAGCCCGCGCCTGGAGGAACTTATCCAGGCGACTTCACCCGAGCTACTTCTGGCGCTGGCCTCGGTCTGTGAGAATCATAAGATTCCCGGCGTGGAGCCGACACTGGCGACGCTGGTGATGGATGAAGCGACTCCCGTGGAATCACGGGTTCGTGCGATGCAGTATCTGGGCAGGATGGACGGGAAGCGGCTGCGCCCCCTTCTCGAAAAGACGCTGGACGACGGAAGCGAATTGGTTCGGGCCGAGTCCATCAGCCAGATCGCGGCGCTGGATCAACCGGTGGCGCGGGAACTGATTCCGGCGCGCATCGAATCCGGCGGCGTGGCCGAAAAGCAGGCGGCCATCCAGGCCATTTCCACGATGGATGAGTCTCTTCAGGAACAGCTCCTGGTATCCCTGCTGGAAAAACTGAGCCGGGGCGGGATCGATGGCGCCGTGCAGTTGGATTTGTTGCAGACTGCCGAGCAGGCGAAGCCCCAAGCAGTGAAGGATGCGCTGGCCCGGAGGGAGGCCCCCTTCGACCCGAACGACCTCCTCGCGGCGTACCGTCCCGCACTTCTGGGCGGCGTGGCCGAGAAAGGGAGAAAAATATTCTTCGAACGGGCGGAAACCCAGTGTCTGCGTTGCCACAGCCTGGAAGGTCAGGGCGGGAGCCAGGTGGGTCCCGAACTGACGGGAATTGGCGCCCGCGTCGACCGGGAACATATCCTCGCGGCGATTGTAACCCCCAACGCGGCGATCGCGGCGGGCTTCGAGAACGTCAGTGTCACGCTGGCCGATGGCACCTATATCACGGGACGCCTGCTACAGGAGAGCGAAACCGAGCTTGTGCTGGAAGTTCCCGAGGAAGAGGACCCCTTTGAAGACTGGACCGATGCCGACAAGCCCCACAGCGAAGTGGACGTTGTGGCGGAGAACTCCGGCAGCCATGGAGAAGCCGGGGGGGCCGTCGTGGCCGCACCGGGCACGATCACGAAGACCATCCCCAAGAGCAGTATCACCGCGCGCGAACGCGCCTTGTCCTCCATGCCGGAAGGCCTCGCGCAGTTTATTACCCTGTCGGAGCTTCGCGATCTGGTGGAGTTCCTGGCCAGCCGGAAGTAA
- a CDS encoding RNA polymerase sigma factor, producing the protein MTDSMTDAPFAAEVARVAAALAGDERAYMAIVEEHQPMVAKLMWRFTRDPLKLEEMVHDTFVQTYLSLPKYRGTGPLGGWIRTIAVRTGYRHWREKAKDKDKEVLNEQIALEPWQQSDQELPEDSPEAAHRELYDALAQLPPRDRLVLTLLYWENCTTDEAAKLSGWSGSMVRVQAFRARKKLKKLLEAKKNGNT; encoded by the coding sequence TTGACTGATTCCATGACCGATGCTCCCTTTGCCGCTGAAGTGGCACGGGTCGCCGCCGCGCTGGCGGGCGACGAGCGTGCCTACATGGCCATTGTGGAAGAGCATCAGCCCATGGTTGCAAAGCTCATGTGGCGATTTACCCGGGATCCGCTTAAGTTGGAAGAAATGGTCCACGACACTTTCGTCCAGACCTACCTGAGCCTCCCAAAGTACCGGGGTACAGGCCCGCTGGGCGGATGGATCCGCACCATTGCGGTGCGAACGGGTTACCGCCACTGGCGAGAGAAAGCGAAAGACAAAGACAAAGAGGTCCTGAACGAGCAGATAGCCCTGGAGCCCTGGCAGCAAAGCGATCAGGAGCTTCCGGAAGACAGCCCGGAAGCCGCCCATCGCGAACTCTACGATGCCCTGGCCCAGTTGCCGCCCCGAGACCGATTGGTGTTAACCTTGCTCTACTGGGAGAACTGTACCACCGATGAAGCCGCCAAACTCTCCGGATGGAGCGGCAGCATGGTGCGGGTTCAGGCCTTCCGCGCGCGCAAAAAGCTGAAGAAACTATTAGAGGCAAAAAAAAATGGAAACACTTAA